In the Bacillus amyloliquefaciens DSM 7 = ATCC 23350 genome, CAAAGCCGATAAGGCGGATGCGGCTGTGACTGCCCAGTGGAAGGACCATTTTCAGGAACAGGGCATTCCCTCTCTTTCAATAAACTCCGTTAACGGGCAGGGACTGCATCAAATCGTCCCGTCCTCGAAAGAGCTTCTGAAAGATAAGTTCGATAAAATGAAAGCAAAAGGCATAAGGCCAAGAGCCATCCGCGCATTAATCATCGGTATTCCGAACGTAGGGAAATCTACGCTCATCAACCGGCTGGCCAAAAAAAACATTGCCAAGACGGGAGACAGGCCCGGCATTACCACTTCACAGCAGTGGGTAAAGGTAGGCAAGGAATTAGAGCTGCTCGATACACCGGGAATTTTATGGCCTAAATTTGAAGATGAGCTTGTTGGCTTGCGCCTGGCGATCACCGGGGCGATTAAAGATACTATTATCAACCTGCAGGATGTGGCCGTCTTCGGACTGCGCTTTCTGGAAGAGCATTATCCTGACCGCTTAAAGGAGCGCTACGGACTTCAGGAAATCCCTGAAGACATTGCCGCCCTATTTGACGCGATCGGTGAAAAACGCGGCTGTTTGATGGGCGGCGGGCTGGTTGACTATGATAAAACCACAGAAGTCATCATTCGGGACATCCGGACGGAAAAATTCGGCAGGCTTTCGTTTGAAACACCATCAGAATAAAGACGCGCAGCGATGCGGGTCTTTATTTTTTCCGCAGAATACCGATATACATAATGTAAGGGAGAAGAGAACGTGAATACATTAACCGTAAAAAGCGTAAAAGAACGCCTGCAAGAGGTCAGGGACGAAAGCGACCCTTTCCTTGCCCAATGTGAAAAAGATCCGAGAAAAAGCGTACAGACGCTTTTAGAGCAATGGCTGAAAAAGCATGCGAAGGAAAAAGCTCTTAAAGAGCAGTGGCTGAACATGACGGCATACGAAAGACTGTCATACAAAAAGGGCTTCCGCCTGATTGCTGGTGTTGACGAAGCGGGAAGAGGGCCGCTTGCCGGACCGGTTGTCGCCGGCGCTGTCATTTTGCCGGCACAGTGCGAAATTCTCGGTCTCACGGACTCGAAGAAATTATCGGAAAAGAAGCTCGAGGAGTATTACACCCGGATCACGGAAGAAGCGGCGGCTATAGGAGTCGGCATTGTCCATGCGGATGTTATTGACCGAATCAACATTTATGAGGCGGCAAGACTGGCGATGGTAAAAGCGGTCAATGCTTTAGCGGAAACACCAGATTATCTGCTTGCAGATGCCATGACGCTTCCGCTTGACATTCCGCAGTCATCTGTCATAAAAGGGGATGCCAAAAGCGTATCAATTGCCGCCGGAGCCTGCATAGCAAAAGTAACGCGGGATCGTCTCATGGCTGAATACGCCAAAACCTATCCCATGTACGGCTTTGAAAAAAATAAAGGCTACGGAACGAAAGAACATCTTGAAGCTCTTCAGGCATACGGACCGACAAATATTCACCGAAAAACGTTCGCTCCCGTTCAATCTTATTGTTAGAAAAGAGGCGTAAGACATGAACATAAGCGGCGAAATCCAAGCGGCTTTCAGACAGCTGATAACAGAAACCTCTCCGGAAAGGCAAGACGGCAGCAAAGACAGCGGTACCCAAAGGCTGCTGTTAGGGAAGGTTCTCCGCTTGTTGGATGATCAAAGCGCCCTTATCCAAATCGGCGGCCGGACGATGCAGGGAAAGCTTGAAACTGCCCTCCGGCCGCAGGCGTATTACTGGTTTTCTTATGAAAAGCAGCCGGCTGAAAAAACGGGCCGGCTTCATGTCGTTGACCAATTCGAAGGAAGCCCGAAAACCGTTCAAGAAGCGGCGGGAAGACTGCTGAACGCCCTTTCCGTCAAACCGGGACCGGTGTCTCAGCATATTGCCGAAACGTTTATGCATCAGAAACTGCCGATGACGGAAAACAGCCTCAAAGCCTGTATCCGCTGGGCTGAATCGCTCCCGGCAGCCGAATTGAAAAAAGCGGCAGAAACTATTGTATTTGCACTTAAACGGGAACTGCCCGCGCATCCGGAAGTCTTGTCAGCCATTCATGCCGTCAAATACCCGTTTCCGACCCGCCGCCTTCTATCAGGACTGCTTCAGGCAATCAATCAGGCTCCGCAATCGGCAAAAGAGCTGTCTGTGCTTAAAGAGGCGGTTTCTGACGTGTTAGACGCGGAAACAGATCTTCATGCAGAACGTCTCTTGAAGAAGCTTGCTTCGGCCGCGCGCATGCCGATTTCAGAAACCGGGCTGACAGAAGAAGGAGAAGGGACAGAATTAAAACAATCACCATTTGTCCGAGTGACTCGTGAAAACGGAAAGACAGCCCCGAGCCAGCCTTCTCTTCCGAATGCCAGGACGGATACGGAACTGCCTGAAAAAGAGGCAAAACAGATTATCGAAAAATTAATGGCATCAGCCGAAAAGAATGAAAACCGCCCCGTAAAAGAAACGGCGGACATCATCAAGGCTTTTATTTCGCAAGAAAAAACATCCAAAACAGCACCTGTTCTTCAAAAAGCACAACTGGCAGAACAGGAGACGGCTGTTTTCGAAAAAGCTGTCCAGCTTACCGAACTGAAATATACGGAAAAACATGATGTATTAAGCCTTTTGCAGAGAATCAAAAAAGGGCTGGGCACCCGTGATGAATTATCATTCATTACAGCGCTTGAAAAGGGAATGTCTCCGCAGCCGGAGAAACAAGCGCTGAAAACGGCCCTCCAGGCTGTCCGGACGCTTCAAGAAGCACCCCAAGCCGTTAAACAAGAGGCAGAACCGCTTATTCATAAATTAAACGGCCAACTGTTTATTGAGCAGCATAACCCTTCTTTTACGCAGATGGTGCTGTCATTTCCATTGGGAGCGTCCGCATATGAGAATGATATTACAGTTCTTTTTAAAGGACGGAAGAAGCCGGACGGAAAACTCGATCCGTCACATTGCAGGCTCCTGTTTTTACTGCATCTTGAAACGCTGCAAGAAACCGTCGTGGACTGTATGATTCAGCAAAATGTAATGACCATTACAGTTGAGACCGATTTTGAACTTCAGGCGGCCATCGACCCTCTCGTGCCGGCTTTGAAAGAAGCCGTAAAAGAAACGGGCTTCAGCCTGTCAGGCATCACGGCAAAAAAACGGCGTCCGAAAGACCAGAGCGCTCTTGTGGATGAGTTTATGGAAAAAGACGGCGGACGAAAAGTGGATGTGAAAGTATGAAAGAGCAGACTCGGTTAAGAAGAGCTGTCGCCCTGCATTACGACCGGCAGAAAGATCAAGCCCCGAAGGTTATCGCAACAGGCAGGGGGCATGTGGCGGAAAATATCATAAAAGAAGCTGAGAAGGCGGGGGTCCCGATTCAGGAAGACAGGACCCTTGTCGAATTAATGCGGCATTTGACGGTCGACGATCAGATACCGGAAGCGCTTTATGAAACCGTCGCTGAAATTTTTTCATTTGTTTACCGGCTGGATGAAAGCCTGAAAAACGAAAAATAAGGATCAATCATTTCCCAGACTCCGTTTAAATTTATATTTTCAATAAAATAAAAGTTAGAATGTTTGGAAGGATATAAAGATTTTGTTTTGAACCCTAGACAATTCTTCCAGTATTATATAGAATGAAAGCGCAGTCTATTTTTAGTTTTGCTACATAAGTTAGGAGGATGGGAAATGAATATCCATGAGTACCAGGGAAAAGAAGTCCTCAGAAAATACGGGGTGTCTGTTCCTGAAGGTAAAGTGGCTTTTACAGCAGAGGAAGCAGTTGAAAAAGCAGAGAGCCTGTCAAGCTCGGTTTATGTCGTAAAGGCGCAAATCCATGCTGGCGGCCGCGGCAAAGCTGGTGGGGTAAAGATTGCAAAAACAACGGATGAAGTGAAGGAGTATGCCGAAGAACTGTTAGGCAAGACGCTCGTCACACATCAAACGGGTCCGGACGGACAAGTAATAAAACGCTTACTTATTGAAGAAGGCTGCGATATTAAAAAGGAATACTACGTCGGGCTTGTACTTGACCGCGCCACTTCAAGAATCGTTTTAATGGCGTCTGAAGAAGGCGGAACGGAAATTGAAGAAGTAGCGGAAAAAACACCTGAAAAAATTAAAAAAGCGGTTATTGATCCGGCTGTAGGCCTTCAGGGCTATCAAGCGAGGGAGATTGCATTCGCAATTAACATCCCGAAAGAGCTTGTCGGCAAAGCCGCTAAATTTATGCTCGGACTATATAAAGCATTTGTTGAGAAGGACTGCTCCATCGCCGAGATCAACCCTCTCGTCGTCACGGGAGACGGAAACGTCATGGCGCTTGATGCTAAGCTGAACTTCGACAGTAATGCGTTATACAGACAAAAAGACATTATGGAATACAGAGATTTAGATGAAGAAGATCCGAAAGAAATCGAAGCCTCAAAATACGATTTAAGCTACATTTCCCTTGATGGAAATATCGGCTGTATGGTAAACGGCGCGGGTCTTGCAATGTCTACAATGGATATCATTAAACACTACGGCGGAGAACCTGCAAACTTCCTGGATGTCGGGGGCGGCGCAACCGCTGAAAAAGTTACGGAAGCTTTTAAAATCATTCTTTCCGATCAAAACGTAAAAGGAATTTTCGTTAATATTTTCGGCGGCATCATGAAGTGTGATGTCATTGCCGAAGGCGTTGTTGAAGCGACGAGACAAGTCGGATTGACATTGCCGCTGGTCGTGCGCCTTGAAGGGACAAACGTAGATTTAGGAAAGAAAATCCTGAATGAATCAGGCTTAAATATCACATCTGCGGAATCAATGGCAGACGGCGCGCAGAAAATCGTATCCTTAGTTTAGGAAAGAATGAAAGGCAGGGGACCAGATAATGAGTGTTTTTATCAATAAAGATACAAGAGTTATTGTACAGGGGATTACAGGTTCTACCGCTTTATTTCATACAAAGCAGATGCTGGAATACGGCACGAATATCGTTGGCGGTGTAACACCTGGAAAAGGCGGAACTGAAGCGGAAGGCGTGCCGGTATTCAATACGGTCGCAGAAGCGGTTCACACAACGGGCGCTGATGCGTCAGTCATTTATGTGCCGGCTCCGTTTGCGGCAGACGCAATTATGGAAGCGGTTGACGCGAAAATTGATCTTGTCATTTGTATCACTGAGCACATTCCGGTTTTGGACATGGTGAAAGTGAAACGCTTTATGGAAGGCAAGAAAACGAGATTAATAGGGCCGAACTGCCCGGGTGTTATTACGCCTGAAGAATGTAAGATCGGCATTATGCCGGGATACATTCATAAGAAGGGGCATGTAGGCGTTGTATCCCGTTCAGGAACATTGACATACGAGGCTGTCCATCAGCTTTCAGAAGCCGGCGTAGGCCAATCTACCGCTGTAGGTATCGGCGGCGACCCGGTCAACGGCACGAACTTTATTGACGTGTTAAAAGCATTCAATGAAGATCCTGAAACACACGCCGTCATCATGATCGGAGAAATCGGCGGCACAGCTGAAGAGGAAGCGGCTGAGTGGGTGAAAGCGAACATGACAAAGCCTGTTGTCGGCTTTATCGGCGGTAAAACTGCCCCTCCTGGAAAACGCATGGGCCATGCGGGCGCCATCATCTCCGGAGGAAAAGGCACGGCAGAAGAAAAAGTCAAAACGATGAACGCCTGCGGGATTGAAGTGGCGGAAACCCCTTCTGTAATGGGTGAAACACTGATTAAGGTGTTGAAAGAAAAAGGCTTATTTGAAACGTGCAAAACTCACTGATCAAAGCAGGGGCAGCCGTAACGGCTGTTCCTGTTTTTGCTGTACAAAAGAGGAGGTTGCCAGATTTGGATCAAGCGTCGCGCTGTTTAATGGTCTGCAGTATCAATCAAATCATTTCCCCGTCTCTTCTATTAAAATGGTGGAAAGCTGATCACTCTCTGTCTTTTTTACGAGATCCGCATCCATTAACTGTTTTGTCAGAAGGGAAAACAGCTCCGAAAGCAATTTTTCGAGAAATAGAGCGCAAGGAACCGGAACTTGATAAAGTTCTGTCCGATTACCGCCGAGAAGGCAGTACTGTCATCCCGATTTCATCAAGCCGCTATCCTTCATGGCTTAAAACAATTTATGATCCGCCGGCTGTCTTGTTTGCAAAAGGGCATACGTCACTTCTTGAAAAAGGCAGAAAAATAGGGATTGTAGGAACGCGGAAACCGACGGAAGACGGAATAAAAGCGGTTGGGCATCTTACCGCTGAACTCTCAAAAAAAGGCTGGGTCATAGTAAGCGGGCTGGCATCCGGCATAGACGGATTGTCTCATAAGGCGAGCATCAGGGCAAAAGGGCTTACGATCGGCGTAATAGCCGGCGGATTCCATCATATCTATCCCCGGGAAAATCTCCTGTTAGCAGAATATATGGCTGAACATCATCTCCTACTCTCAGAACATCCTCCTGAAACAAAGCCGAAAAAGTGGCATTTTCCGATGAGAAACCGCATAATCAGCGGATTAAGTGAAGGAATTGTAGTTGTGCAGGGAAAAGAAAAAAGCGGTTCATTAATCACGGCTTATCAAGCCCTTGATCAAGGGAGAGAGGTATTTGCCGTTCCCGGTTCCATTTTTAATCCATATTCCGGAGGACCTATAAAACTCATTCAAGAAGGGGCGAAAGCGGTATTATGCGCAGAGGATATTGACGGAGAGCTGACCGCCCGAGGCGTTCAGTATACGGAACCCTTTTGAAATATCGTTTGACAAACGGTATTGTAATATTTAATAATAGTGAGGATTTAAAGTTGCACATTATTTTCATGTATAAAATGACGTTCATCATAAAGAATGAAATGTTGAAAGCCATAAAAAGGCAGCTCTAAAATGAATTGATACTTGAAAAGAGAGAGAACACCTCTTGAGGGGGATGAAAATGTCTGATTATCTAGTCATCGTGGAATCGCCGGCAAAGGCGAAAACGATTGAACGTTATTTAGGGAAAAAATATAAAGTCAAAGCTTCAATGGGACATGTCCGGGATCTTCCAAAAAGTCAAATGGGAGTTGACATCGAACAGAACTTTGAACCGAAATATATTACGATCCGCGGGAAAGGCCCTGTTTTAAAAGAATTAAAAACAGCGGCCAAGAAAGCAAAAAAAGTCTATCTCGCGGCCGACCCCGACAGAGAAGGGGAAGCGATTGCATGGCATCTCGCGCACAGCCTTGATCTGGATCTAAGCTCGGACTGCCGGGTCGTCTTTAATGAAATAACAAAAGACGCCATTAAAGAATCATTTAAACATCCGCGCATGATCAATATGGATCTTGTCGATGCGCAGCAGGCGCGCCGCATATTAGACAGACTCGTCGGATACAAAATCAGTCCGATTCTTTGGAAAAAAGTAAAAAAAGGCCTCAGTGCGGGCCGTGTGCAATCCGTTGCGCTCCGGCTGATCATCGACCGGGAAAAGGAAATCAACGACTTTAAACCTGAAGAGTACTGGACGATTACCGGCTCATTTTTAAAAGGAAAAGAGACGTTTGAAGCCGGCTTTTTCGGAAAAAACGGCAAAAAGCTTCCTTTAAAAAGCGAAGAAGACGTGAAAGCTGTTCTTGCTGAGCTGAAAGGCAATAAGTATACGGTAGACAAGGTTACGAAAAAAGAACGTAAACGAAATCCCGCTCTGCCGTTTACAACGTCCACCCTGCAGCAGGAGGCTGCAAGGAAACTGAATTTCAGAGCGAAGAAAACGATGATGATCGCTCAGCAGTTATATGAAGGAATTGATCTCGGCAAAGAAGGAACAGTCGGGCTCATCACGTATATGAGAACGGACTCAACGCGGATTTCCAACACAGCCGTTGAAGAAGCGTCAGCTTTTATTGATCAGGCATACGGAAAAGAGTACTTAGCGGGAAAACGGAAAGCGCCAAAGAAAAATGAAAACGCACAAGATGCCCACGAAGCGATCCGTCCGACTTCAGTACTCAGAAAACCTGCCGAGTTAAAAGCGGTGCTTGGAAGAGACCAGCTCAGATTATACAAGCTGATTTGGGAGCGCTTTGTTGCAAGTCAGATGGCGCCAGCCGTTCTGGATACGATGAGTGTTGATCTCAGCAATAACGGATTGACATTCCGGGCAAACGGCAGTAAAGTCAAATTCGCCGGCTTCATGAAAGTCTATGTAGAGGGTAAAGACGATCAGCTGGAAGAAAAAGACCGCATGCTTCCGGACCTTAAAGAGGGAGACACGGTTTTATCCAAAGATATTGAGCCTGAGCAGCACTTTACTCAGCCGCCTCCGCGTTACACAGAGGCGCGCTTGGTTAAAACCCTTGAAGAACTGGGTATCGGCCGTCCTTCAACGTATGCGCCGACTCTTGACACCATCCAGCGCCGCGGTTACGTGGCACTAGACAATAAACGGTTTGTGCCGACTGAGCTAGGGCAGATCGTGCTGGATCTGATCATGGAGTTTTTCCCGGAAATCATAAACGTTGAATTCACGGCAAAAATGGAAAGAGATCTTGACCATGTTGAAGACGGCGAGACAGAATGGGTTCAAATCATTGACAGCTTCTATACCGACTTTGAAAAGCGCGTGAAAAAAGCGGAAGCCGAAATGAAAGAAGTGGAAATTGAACCTGAATACGCGGATGAAGATTGTGAGTTATGCGGCTCCCGGATGGTTTACAAAATGGGCCGGTACGGGAAATTCATGGCGTGCTCCAACTTCCCTGACTGCCGGAATACCAAGCCGATAGTCAAACAAATCGGCGTTAAATGTCCTAAATGCCATGAAGGAAACATTGTCGAACGAAAATCAAAAAAGAAACGCGTTTTTTACGGCTGTGACCGTTATCCAGAATGCGACTTCGTATCTTGGGACAAACCGATTGAACGAAAATGCCCGAAATGTGAAAATATGCTCGTAGAGAAAAAGCTTAAAAAAGGCATACAAGTCCAATGCGTCGAATGCGATTATAAGGAAGAACCACAGAAGTAGCGGTGAGCAGAGCCTTGCTCACCTTCTTTGTGTGGAAGGGACAAACAACAGGAGATGAAAAGAAATGAACCAGCAAACAGTAAATGTAATCGGAGCGGGCCTAGCCGGAAGTGAAGCGGCATGGCAGCTTGCAAAACGAGGAATTCAAGTAAAGCTATATGAAATGCGGCCCGTAAAGCAGACGGCAGCCCATCATACTGACAAATTCGCGGAACTGGTATGCAGCAACTCATTGCGTTCAAATACGCTCGCCAATGCGGTAGGCGTATTAAAAGAAGAAATGCGGGCGCTTGACTCAGCAATCATTCAATCTGCTGATAAGTGCTCGGTTCCGGCAGGGGGAGCGCTTGCCGTTGACCGCCATGAATTTGCGCAAAGCGTGACGGATCTTGTGAAAAACCATCCGAACGTAACGGTTCTTCACGAGGAAGTAACTGAGATTCCGGAAGGCCCGACAGTTATCGCGACCGGTCCGCTTACGTCAGAATCGCTTTCACAGCAGCTGAAAGAGCTCACAGGAGAAGAATATCTGTATTTTTATGACGCGGCGGCGCCGATTGTTGAAAAAGACAGCCTTGATATGGATAAAGTGTACTTAAAATCCCGTTATGACAAGGGAGAAGCGGCATACTTAAACTGCCCGATGACTGAGGAAGAGTTTGACCGTTTCCATGAAGCGCTGACGACGGCTGAGACGGTTCCGTTAAAAGAATTCGAGAAAGAAATCTTCTTTGAAGGCTGCATGCCGATTGAAGTCATGGCGAAAAGAGGCAAGAAAACGATGCTGTTCGGACCGATGAAACCGGTCGGACTGGAAGATCCTAAAACAGGCAAGCGGCCTTATGCAGTCGTTCAGCTCAGACAGGACGACGCGGCGGGAACGCTTTATAATATTGTAGGTTTTCAGACACATTTAAAATGGGGAGATCAAAAAGAAGTGCTTAAACTGATCCCGGGCCTTGAAAATGTTGACATCGTCAGATACGGCGTTATGCACAGAAACACATTTATCAACTCGCCGAGCCTCTTGAATCCGACATATCAATTTAAACAGCGGAACGACCTGTTTTTCGCGGGCCAAATGACCGGCGTAGAGGGTTATGTTGAATCTGCTGCGTCAGGTCTTGTAGCGGGAATCAATGCAGCCAAACTTGTTCTCGGTCAGGACCTTGTGACATTCCCGCAGGAGACGGCGATCGGAAGCATGGCTCACTACATTACGACGACAAACCAGAAGAACTTCCAGCCGATGAATGCAAACTTCGGCTTATTAAAAGAATTGCCTGTTAAAATTAAAAACAAAAAAGAACGAAACGAAGAATACGCTAAACGCGCAATTGAGACTATTCAAACTATTTCGAAAACGATATAGCTTTTCATTGCAACTTCAATGCATAATATGATACCATTTAAAAGCCCTTCGGAGAGGGAGGTCTTCATAATGGCTGAGAATGTTAACTTTTTTTTAAAGTTATTCGTTGAATATTTACAAATTGAAAAAAATTATTCACAATATACTATTGTGAATTATGTTAATTCGATTGAAGAATTTGGGATGTTTCTGCATGCTCAAAATATAAATGGATTGAATGAAGCTGCATATCATGATGTGAGAATATTTTTGACAGAAGCTTATGAAAAAGGCCTGTCAAGAAAAACAATCAGCAAGAAAATTTCAGCTTTGAGAAGCTTCTATAAATTTTTAATGAGGGAAAAGCTTGTTGAAGAGAATCCGTTTCAGCTTGTTCATCTGCCGAAACAAGAGAAACGGATTCCGAAGTTTCTTTATGAAAAAGAACTTGAGGAACTATTCGCTGTTTCAGACAGAAGTCAGCCGTCAGGGATGCGCGATCAGGCCTTGCTTGAGCTTCTTTATGCGACCGGAATGAGGGTCAGTGAGTGCTGTACGCTCACTGTCAGTGATCTTGACCTGTTCATGGATACGGTGCTCGTTCACGGGAAAGGCAGGAAGCAGCGCTACATCCCGTTCGGCTCATATGCCCGTGATGCGCTGGAGCTGTATATCAACAGCGGCAGACAGTGCCTGCTTGAAAAAGCAAAAGAGCCTCATGATGTGCTGTTTGTCAATCAAAGAGGCGGTCCGCTTACCGCCAGAGGAATCCGGTATATTTTAAGCGGGCTTGTAAAAAAGGCATCCGGCACTTTACATATACACCCGCATATGCTTCGGCACACGTTTGCGACCCATCTGCTGAATGAAGGGGCTGATTTAAGAAGCGTTCAGGAACTTCTGGGCCATTCCAATCTGTCTTCTACACAGATATACACGCATGTATCGAAGGAAATGCTGAGAAACACATATATGTCCCACCATCCGAGAGCTTTTAAAGAAAATTAAAAGGAGGCCCTTCTCATGTCATCTTTTCATGCGACAACGATTTTTGCCGTCCAGCATAAAGGAAAAAGCGCTATGTCAGGAGACGGCCAGGTCACATTCGGTCAGGCTGTAGTCATGAAGCATACTGCCAGAAAAGTGAGAAAGCTGTTTAACGGAAAGGTTCTTGCCGGCTTTGCAGGATCTGTTGCAGACGCTTTCACACTTTTTGAAATGTTTGAGGCGAAGCTTGAAGAATACAACGGCAATTTAAAACGTGCGTCGGTTGAGCTTGCGAAAGAATGGCGCAGCGATAAAGTGCTGCGCAAGCTGGAAGCCATGCTGATTGTCATGAACCAGGATACCTTGCTTCTCGTATCGGGAACAGGTGAAGTGATTGAGCCGGATGACGGCATTATGGCGATCGGCTCCGGCGGAAACTACGCCCTGTCAGCAGGAAGAGCGCTGAAAACCTATGCCGGAGAGAACCTGTCCGCCAAAGATATTGCACATGCCGCTTTGAAAATCGCGGGCGAGATTTGTGTGTACACAAACGATCAGATCATTTTGGAAGAACTTGAATAGAAAGGACTTGAGGCGCATGGAAAACAAACCGTTAACACCGAGACAAATTGTAGATCGGTTGGATCAATACATTGTAGGACAGCAGGATGCGAAAAAAGCTGTCGCCGTGGCATTAAGAAACCGCTATCGCAGAAGTCTTCTTGATGAAAAACTGAGAGATGAGATCGTTCCCAAAAACATTCTGATGATGGGCCCGACCGGGGTGGGGAAAACAGAGATCGCCAGACGGATCGCCAAGCTTACCGGTGCGCCATTTATAAAAATTGAAGCGACAAAATTTACAGAAGTCGGCTATGTAGGCAGAGATGTCGAATCAATGGTCAGAGACCTCGTTGAGACATCAGTGCGGCTCATTAAAGAAGAAAAAATCAGCGAAGTAAAAGAACAGGCTGAAGAAAATGCAAACAAACGTATTGTGCGGCTTCTCGTACCGGGAAAGAAAAAACAAGC is a window encoding:
- the hslV gene encoding ATP-dependent protease subunit HslV; translated protein: MSSFHATTIFAVQHKGKSAMSGDGQVTFGQAVVMKHTARKVRKLFNGKVLAGFAGSVADAFTLFEMFEAKLEEYNGNLKRASVELAKEWRSDKVLRKLEAMLIVMNQDTLLLVSGTGEVIEPDDGIMAIGSGGNYALSAGRALKTYAGENLSAKDIAHAALKIAGEICVYTNDQIILEELE